One part of the Esox lucius isolate fEsoLuc1 chromosome 10, fEsoLuc1.pri, whole genome shotgun sequence genome encodes these proteins:
- the scxa gene encoding basic helix-loop-helix transcription factor scleraxis, producing the protein MSYAMVRPAPSRYLYADISMLSEDEENGSESSGSDDRSFRLDAGGYDIKVGGRKRKPGSAGAGRLGGGPPPPPLSQDGSVSPGSGLPRQRNAANARERDRTNSVNTAFTALRTLIPTEPADRKLSKIETLRLASSYISHLGNVLLVGETCGDGQPCHGGAPSTAHYLHHHGSPARDTENSQPKQICTFCLSNQRKMSKDRDRKTALRS; encoded by the exons ATGTCCTACGCCATGGTCCGGCCGGCACCTAGCCGCTACCTGTACGCCGACATCTCAATGCTGTCTGAGGACGAGGAGAACGGCAGCGAGAGCTCCGGCTCTGACGACCGCTCGTTCCGCCTGGACGCCGGCGGCTACGACATCAAGGTCGGGGGACGCAAGCGAAAGCCGGGCAGCGCCGGAGCGGGGCGCCTCGGAGGGGGTCCGCCTCCGCCGCCCCTCTCTCAGGACGGCTCGGTCTCACCGGGGAGCGGGCTGCCGCGGCAACGCAACGCCGCCAACGCGAGGGAGCGGGACCGCACCAACAGTGTCAACACGGCCTTCACCGCCCTGAGAACCCTCATCCCCACGGAGCCGGCCGACAGGAAGCTGTCCAAGATCGAGACACTGCGGCTGGCGTCCAGCTACATATCCCACCTGGGCAACGTGCTGCTGGTGGGCGAGACGTGCGGGGACGGGCAACCCTGCCACGGTGGAGCGCCATCCACTGCCcactacctccaccaccacGGCTCCCCGGCCCGGGACACAGAGAACTCCCAGCCCAAGCAGATCTGCACCTTCTGCCTCAGCAACCAGAGGAAAATG agtaaagacagagacagaaaaactgCTCTAAGAAGTTAA